From the Candidatus Binatia bacterium genome, the window CGGCGGCACTCAGAGTCCGCTACCAGGGTGACCGCCCGGCGAGCGAAGACCGGACATTGACGGCGCAGGGCTATGCGCTCCTGGACCTGCTCGGCCGCTACCGCTGGCGCAATGTCGAGGGTCAGCTGTCCCTGCTCAATCTCACCAACACCGACTGGCGGGACGCGCAGTTCGACGATCAGTCATGCGCGCGTGGTGAACTCGGCGCTGCTCCGGAGTGTGCGCGGGTCTCGCCGCTCAAGCAGAGCGGGAGTTCTTCGAACGGTGGCGTCGAAGACATCCACTTCACGCCCGGCAATCCGTTCTGGGTCCGCGGCGGCGTGACCATGTATTTCTGAATGCCGAGGCTGCGGGGGACTCATGACTGCGACGATGCTGCCCGTCGTTGGTCTGTCGGGGCTCGTGGGGCACCCGATGGTACTATGAGCATTCTAAGCGTCTTTCAAATGCACCACTGTCGGAGGATCGTTGCATGACAGGGCTTACCCGATTCGGCATTTCCCTCGACGAGAAGCTCCTGCGGGAGTTCGATCGCCTGATCAAACGGAAAGGATACACCAACCGCTCCGAGGCGATCCGTGATTTGATCCGCGATAATCTCGTCCGGGAACAGTGGGAGACGGGAACGGCGGAAATGGTCGGCACGATCACGCTGGTCTACGACCACGAGACGCGTGAGCTAACTGACAAGTTGACTGATCTGCAGCACGATCATTTCGACCGCATCGTTTCTACCCTGCACGTCCACCTCGATGCGCACCATTGCCTGGAGGTCATGGTCGTACGAGGGCAAGCCGCGGAGCTGAAGAAGATCGCCGACAAATTGATCGGGACCCGTGGAGTGAAGCACGGGACTTTCTCCGCAACGGCCGAAGGCAAAGCGCTGGCGTGATCGGCCAGTACACCCGCAGGCGAGTCACCACCTCATACTAGGAAAGTTGACCGCTGGCCGACGGCCTAACTCACTGGCATTGGACATAGCCCAGGGTTGCGAAGCTACCCTGGGCAGGTTCCGGATTGGAGGTCCCGCCCAGTTGCAGCCCAGGATGCGCATCGATATCATCACCGTAAAACGTTTGCCCTATCGATCGGAGAATACATGGAAACGGTCACGATTTCCCCCAAGTTTCAGGTGGTCATCCCGAAGGACATCCGCAGGCAACTGAAGCTCAGCCCGGGTCAGAAGGTTCAAGCTGTTCTTTACGAGGATCGAATCGAGCTCATTCCTGTTCGGCCGCTGAAGAAAATGCGGGGATTCCTCAAGGGCATCGATACGGACGTGCCGCGTGAAGGAGATCGCGTGTGAACATCGTCGACTCCTCCGGGTGGCTCGAGTATTTTGCGGACGGACCGAACGCGAAGTTCTTTGCCGCAGCGGTTGAAGCGACGGGTACGCTCCTGGTCCCGACCCTGAGCCTGTATGAAGTGTTCAAGCGGGTCCTACAGCAGCGTGGGGAAGGCCACGCCCTTCAGGCCGTCGCACTCATGCAGCAGGGCAGAATTCTTGAGCTGACCGCACCTCTGGCACTGGCAGCGGCAAGGGTCAGCCTAGATGAGAAGATACCCATGGCAGACAGCATCATGTTGGCCACGGCCCGCGCACATGGTGCCACCCTCTGGAGCCAGGATTCCGACTTCGAAGGGATTCCGGGTGTCAGGTACGTCGTCAAAAGAGCCTCGGGCTCATAGTCACGGACGCGCCGGACGCGTCGTGGCTTGGGGAGTCGGTGTCGAGCGGCAGGAAGACGAACTCGGCCTCCGGGTCAACGAACTTCTTGATCAACCACGGGCAGGCGATCCGGTCGACTTTGGCAAACTGTCGCGTGATCCAACGCATGTGCGCTCCCAGTCTACGCAGTGTTCTGCTTGAAACGGATGAGGCGCCAGAGCGTCGGGTTCATCCGCGACGCATCCCAATTGGTCATCGACGCTACCCTCTGACGAGAAGTCCAACGGCGCCGGCGGCGACAATGACCACCGGCTCCGGGACCTTCCGTACGTAGACCAACGCCAGCAACGTCACGAGACCGATGAGGGCGGTCGGCACGTCAATGATCGCACGCCGGCCGAGGACGAAGGCCGCGCCCGCGATTGCTCCCGTGGCCGCCGCCGTCACGCCATCGACAAACGCCTTGACCCTGGGATCTTTTGCGGACCGACGGAAGTACTTCGCCGGAATGATCACGAACAGGTAGCAGGGCAGGAACACGCCACTCGCGGCCAGCGTCGCCCCAATCGGACCACCCACGAGGTACCCAATGAAGGCGACGGTAATGACCACCGGTCCCGGGGTAATCATGGCGACGGCAACGGCATCGAGGAACTGCCGCTCGGTCAGCCAGTGGAACTGCCCGACGACGCCGCCGTACAGGAACGGGACGATGGCCAGGCCGCTGCCGAACACGAACGTGCCCGCTTCGGCGAAGTACAGGGCGATCTTCCAAAACGTCCCTACGCTTGCCGGCCCTGCAAGCCCGGCGATGAGCCACGTCGGCACCAGCGCCACGGCCGCGGCTCGACCGGAGAAAACTGGCCGCGTCTTGATGACGAGCGCCACCACGCCGCTCAGCACGAAGAGCCACACCACTTCGCTCTCGGTCCACGCCGTCACGACGGCGCTCAGGACGAAGAGTCCCCACAGCAGCGAGTCGTGCCCGAGCGTCATGTGCACGAGCTTGTAAGCGCTGCGTCCGATGATGGCGATGACCGCCGCTCCGATACCGTAGAATACGCCCTGCATCCAGGGCAGCCCACCGAAGCGCACATAAAACGCCGAGAGGGCGAGCACCATCAGGAACGACGGCAGGACGAACGCCGCGCTG encodes:
- the nikR gene encoding nickel-responsive transcriptional regulator NikR, giving the protein MTGLTRFGISLDEKLLREFDRLIKRKGYTNRSEAIRDLIRDNLVREQWETGTAEMVGTITLVYDHETRELTDKLTDLQHDHFDRIVSTLHVHLDAHHCLEVMVVRGQAAELKKIADKLIGTRGVKHGTFSATAEGKALA
- a CDS encoding chromate transporter; translated protein: MNTVAAPVAADTPSETAPSTLREFLSYFVWLGTSGFGGPIALAGYMQRDLVEDRRWISKQDYVEGLALAQLAPGPLAAQLAIYLGWVRAGNLGATLVSAAFVLPSFLMVLALSAFYVRFGGLPWMQGVFYGIGAAVIAIIGRSAYKLVHMTLGHDSLLWGLFVLSAVVTAWTESEVVWLFVLSGVVALVIKTRPVFSGRAAAVALVPTWLIAGLAGPASVGTFWKIALYFAEAGTFVFGSGLAIVPFLYGGVVGQFHWLTERQFLDAVAVAMITPGPVVITVAFIGYLVGGPIGATLAASGVFLPCYLFVIIPAKYFRRSAKDPRVKAFVDGVTAAATGAIAGAAFVLGRRAIIDVPTALIGLVTLLALVYVRKVPEPVVIVAAGAVGLLVRG
- a CDS encoding AbrB/MazE/SpoVT family DNA-binding domain-containing protein, producing METVTISPKFQVVIPKDIRRQLKLSPGQKVQAVLYEDRIELIPVRPLKKMRGFLKGIDTDVPREGDRV
- a CDS encoding chromate resistance protein ChrB domain-containing protein; this translates as MRWITRQFAKVDRIACPWLIKKFVDPEAEFVFLPLDTDSPSHDASGASVTMSPRLF
- a CDS encoding type II toxin-antitoxin system VapC family toxin, with product MNIVDSSGWLEYFADGPNAKFFAAAVEATGTLLVPTLSLYEVFKRVLQQRGEGHALQAVALMQQGRILELTAPLALAAARVSLDEKIPMADSIMLATARAHGATLWSQDSDFEGIPGVRYVVKRASGS